From the genome of Glycine max cultivar Williams 82 chromosome 2, Glycine_max_v4.0, whole genome shotgun sequence, one region includes:
- the LOC100796330 gene encoding uncharacterized WD repeat-containing protein C2A9.03, whose product MSDHDMYPLDHKDEDDFFDEIDDQNHGGGVGDAALDEYEMLTKVTDTSAAQARKGKDIQGIPWERLNISRERYRLTRLEQYRNFENILTSGDAVDKECKQMEKGGNYYEFFYNTRMVKPTILHFQLRNLVWATSKHDVYLISNYSVNHWSSLSGNLSEIINFAGHVAPTPTKRYAGNLLEGFSQTQISTLAVKDNLLVAGGFQGELTCKRLNKKGVSFCTRTTHDDNAITNAIEIYGSLSGATHIIASNNDCGVREYDTERFQPLNNFQFSWPVNHTSISPDRKLMTVVGDNLDGLLVDPQNGKTVANLVGHRDYSFASAWHPDGCTFATGNQDKTCRVWDVRHLSSPTAILKNNLGATRSIRFSSDGQYMVVAEPADFVHVYSTKADYRKRQEIDFFGEISGVSLSPDDECMYIGIWDRTYASLLQYNRKHQYKYLDAYC is encoded by the exons ATGTCCGATCATGACATGTACCCTTTAGATCACAAGGACGAAGACGATTTCTTTGACGAAATTGATGACCAAAACCATGGTGGGGGTGTTGGGGATGCTGCTCTTGATGAATATGAGAtg CTTACTAAGGTGACTGATACATCAGCTGCTCAAGCAAGAAAGGGAAAGGATATTCAGGGAATTCCATGGGAGAGGTTGAACATATCAAGGGAGAGGTACAGATTGACAAGGCTTGAGCAATATAGGAATTTTGAGAACATTCTTACATCTGGGGATGCTGTGGACaag GAGTGTAAGCAAATGGAGAAGGGTGGCAATTACTATGAATTCTTCTATAATACAAGAATGGTTAAGCCTACCATCCTTCATTTTCAG CTGAGAAACTTAGTATGGGCAACTTCAAAACATGATGTCTATCTTATCTCCAACTACTCAGTTAATCACTGGTCATCATTAAGTGGTAATTTGTCTGAGATAATCAATTTTGCTGGGCATGTGGCCCCGACCCCTACTAAG AGATATGCAGGAAATTTGTTGGAAGGATTTTCTCAGACCCAGATTAGCACATTAGCCGTCAAGGATAATCTTCTTGTTGCTGGTGGCTTCCAAGGAGAGCTTACTTGTAAG CGTTTGAATAAGAAAGGAGTAAGCTTTTGTACACGGACCACACATGATGATAATGCTATAACAAATGCAATTGAAATATATGGCAGCTTGAG TGGTGCAACTCATATTATTGCTTCCAATAATGATTGTGGTGTGAGAGAATATGACACAGAAAGGTTTCAGCCTTTGAATAACTTCCAGTTCTCTTGGCCGGTGAAT CACACATCAATCAGTCCAGACCGGAAGCTTATGACTGTTGTTGGAGATAACCTAGATGGACTGCTAGTGGATCCTCAAAATGGGAAG aCTGTTGCCAATTTGGTTGGTCATCGAGATTACTCTTTCGCTTCTGCGTGGCATCCCGATGGATGTACCTTTGCAACGGGGAATCAGGATAAGACTTGCAGAGTATGGGATGTTAGACACTTATCATCTCCTACTGCCATTCTCAAGAATAACCTAGGGGCAACCCGGTCTATTCGGTTTTCTTCGGATGGTCAATATATGGTGGTTGCTGAGCCTGCAGATTTTGTGCATGTTTATAGCACGAAAGCAGACTACAGAAAACGTCAAGAGATTGATTTCTTTGGGGAAATTTCTGGGGTTTCTCTGAGCCCTGATGATGAGTGTATGTATATTGGAATTTGGGACCGGACTTATGCAAGCTTACTTCAGTATAATAGGAAGCACCAATATAAATATCTTGATGCCTACTGTTGA
- the LOC100795810 gene encoding probably inactive leucine-rich repeat receptor-like protein kinase At3g28040, giving the protein MSSFQFHLRVLSLLISVSYLLTCLGNNDIPVQLNDDVLGLIVFKSDLDDPSSYLASWNEDDANPCSWQFVQCNPESGRVSEVSLDGLGLSGKIGRGLEKLQHLTVLSLSHNSLSGSISPSLTLSNSLERLNLSHNALSGSIPTSFVNMNSIRFLDLSENSFSGPVPESFFESCSSLHHISLARNIFDGPIPGSLSRCSSLNSINLSNNRFSGNVDFSGIWSLNRLRTLDLSNNALSGSLPNGISSIHNFKEILLQGNQFSGPLSTDIGFCLHLSRLDFSDNQLSGELPESLGMLSSLSYFKASNNHFNSEFPQWIGNMTNLEYLELSNNQFTGSIPQSIGELRSLTHLSISNNKLVGTIPSSLSSCTKLSVVQLRGNGFNGTIPEALFGLGLEDIDLSHNGLSGSIPPGSSRLLETLTNLDLSDNHLQGNIPAETGLLSKLRYLNLSWNDLHSQMPPEFGLLQNLTVLDLRNSALHGSIPADICDSGNLAVLQLDGNSFEGNIPSEIGNCSSLYLLSSSHNNLTGSIPKSMAKLNKLKILKLEFNELSGEIPMELGMLQSLLAVNISYNRLTGRLPTSSIFQNLDKSSLEGNLGLCSPLLKGPCKMNVPKPLVLDPNAYNNQISPQRQRNESSESGQVHRHRFLSVSAIVAISASFVIVLGVIAVSLLNVSVRRRLTFVDNALESMCSSSSRSGSPATGKLILFDSHSSPDWISNPESLLNKASEIGEGVFGTLYKVPLGSQGRMVAIKKLISSNIIQYPEDFDREVRILGKARHPNLIALKGYYWTPQLQLLVTEFAPNGSLQAKLHERLPSSPPLSWAIRFKILLGTAKGLAHLHHSFRPPIIHYNIKPSNILLDENYNAKISDFGLARLLTKLDRHVMSNRFQSALGYVAPELACQSLRVNEKCDVYGFGVMILELVTGRRPVEYGEDNVLILNDHVRVLLEHGNVLECVDQSMSEYPEDEVLPVLKLAMVCTSQIPSSRPTMAEVVQILQVIKTPVPQRMEVF; this is encoded by the exons atgagcaGTTTTCAGTTTCACTTGAGAGTTTTGAGTTTGCTGATTTCAGTTTCATACTTGCTGACGTGTTTGGGGAACAATGACATACCTGTCCAGTTGAATGATGATGTTCTTGGCCTAATTGTGTTCAAATCAGACCTTGATGACCCTTCTTCTTATCTTGCTTCATGGAATGAAGATGATGCCAATCCATGTTCATGGCAGTTCGTGCAGTGCAATCCTGAGAGTGGAAGAGTTTCTGAGGTCTCATTGGATGGCTTAGGACTATCTGGGAAGATTGGAAGAGGTCTTGAGAAGTTACAGCATCTAACGGTATTATCCCTTTCTCACAACAGCTTGAGTGGGAGTATTAGCCCATCACTTACTCTTTCCAATAGTCTTGAGAGGCTGAACCTTAGTCACAATGCTCTTTCTGGTTCCATTCCTACTTCTTTTGTGAATATGAATTCAATAAGATTTCTTGATCTTTCAGAGAATTCATTCTCAGGACCAGTCCCTGAGAGTTTTTTTGAGAGCTGTTCTTCCCTTCACCACATTTCTCTAGCTAGGAACATATTTGATGGACCAATTCCTGGCTCACTGTCTAGATGTTCCTCATTGAATAGCATTAATCTTTCCAATAACCGTTTCTCCGGTAATGTAGACTTCAGTGGGATTTGGTCATTGAACAGGCTTAGGACTTTGGATCTATCCAACAATGCCTTATCAGGGTCTTTACCTAATGGAATTTCATCCATACATAACTTTAAAGAGATCTTATTACAAGGTAACCAGTTTTCAGGTCCATTATCCACTGATATTGGATTCTGCCTGCATCTGAGTAGGTTGGATTTCAGTGATAATCAGTTGAGTGGAGAACTACCTGAGTCACTAGGGATGCTAAGTTCTTTGAGCTATTTCAAGGCATCAAACAATCATTTCAACAGTGAATTCCCTCAATGGATTGGTAACATGACCAATCTGGAGTACCTAGAGCTCTCAAACAATCAGTTCACTGGAAGCATCCCACAGTCAATAGGGGAACTGAGATCACTGACTCACCTGAGCATTTCAAATAACAAGCTTGTTGGAACTATTCCATCATCATTGAGTTCCTGCACAAAGTTATCTGTGGTCCAGCTCAGAGGTAATGGTTTCAATGGCACCATTCCAGAGGCTTTGTTTGGCCTAGGATTGGAGGACATAGACTTGTCCCATAATGGATTGAGTGGCTCAATTCCACCAGGATCAAGCAGGCTCTTGGAAACTCTCACCAACTTGGATCTTTCAGATAACCATCTCCAAGGGAATATCCCTGCAGAAACTGGTCTTCTTTCAAAACTAAGATATTTGAATCTGTCTTGGAATGATCTTCATTCTCAGATGCCTCCAGAATTCGGCCTCCTTCAGAACCTGACGGTTTTGGATCTTCGCAACAGTGCCTTGCACGGTTCAATTCCAGCAGATATATGTGACTCAGGCAATTTAGCTGTCCTCCAACTTGATGGAAATTCATTTGAAGGGAATATTCCGTCCGAGATTGGAAATTGTAGCTCTCTTTACTTGCT GAGTTCGTCTCACAATAATTTGACAGGTTCAATTCCAAAGTCCATGGCAAAGCTAAACAAGCTCAAAATCCTCAAGCTGGAATTTAATGAGCTTAGTGGAGAGATACCAATGGAGCTTGGAATGCTGCAGAGTCTTCTTGCTGTGAACATATCCTACAACAGGCTCACAGGCAGGCTTCCTACAAGTAGCATATTTCAAAACTTGGACAAAAGTTCATTGGAGGGAAACCTGGGTCTTTGCTCACCCTTGTTGAAGGGTCCATGTAAGATGAATGTCCCCAAACCACTAGTGCTTGACCCAAATGCCTATAACAACCAAATAAGTCCTCAAAGGCAAAGAAACGAATCATCCGAGTCTGGCCAGGTCCATCGCCACAGGTTCCTTAGTGTATCTGCTATTGTAGCAATATCTGCATCCTTTGTCATTGTTTTAGGAGTGATTGCTGTTAGCCTACTTAATGTTTCTGTAAGGAGAAGGCTAACATTTGTGGATAATGCTTTGGAAAGCATGTGCTCAAGCTCCTCAAGATCAGGAAGTCCAGCCACAGGAAAGCTTATCCTGTTCGATTCCCATTCCTCACCTGATTGGATCAGCAATCCTGAGTCCTTGCTCAACAAGGCATCTGAGATTGGAGAAGGAGTCTTTGGAACACTCTACAAGGTTCCATTGGGATCACAAGGTAGAATGGTAGCAATCAAGAAGCTTATATCCTCAAACATAATCCAATATCCAGAAGACTTTGATAGGGAAGTTAGAATCCTAGGGAAAGCAAGGCACCCAAATCTAATTGCATTGAAAGGATACTATTGGACTCCTCAATTACAGCTTTTAGTGACCGAGTTTGCCCCAAATGGTAGCTTGCAAGCCAAGCTACATGAAAGGCTTCCTTCAAGTCCTCCTCTTTCTTGGGCTATAAGGTTCAAAATCTTGCTTGGAACAGCAAAGGGGCTTGCTCATTTGCACCACTCTTTCCGTCCGCCGATCATCCACTACAACATAAAGCCAAGTAACATTTTGCTTGACGAAAATTACAATGCCAAGATCTCGGATTTCGGGTTGGCTCGGCTTCTGACAAAGCTGGACAGGCATGTGATGAGCAACAGGTTTCAGAGTGCATTAGGATATGTGGCACCAGAATTAGCATGCCAGAGCTTAAGGGTCAATGAGAAATGTGATGTCTACGGTTTTGGAGTGATGATCCTTGAGCTGGTGACAGGTAGGAGGCCAGTGGAGTATGGAGAAGACAATGTGCTGATACTGAATGACCATGTGAGGGTGTTGCTTGAGCATGGTAATGTGTTGGAGTGTGTGGATCAAAGCATGAGTGAGTATCCAGAAGATGAGGTGTTGCCTGTTCTGAAGCTAGCAATGGTATGCACCTCTCAAATTCCTTCTAGCAGGCCTACTATGGCTGAAGTGGTGCAAATACTGCAGGTCATTAAAACCCCGGTTCCTCAAAGGATGGAAGTGTTTTGA
- the LOC100796862 gene encoding serine/threonine-protein phosphatase 2A 65 kDa regulatory subunit A beta isoform, with product MSMVDEPLYPIAVLIDELKNDDIQLRLNSIRKLSTIARALGEERTRRELIPFLGENNDDDDEVLLAMAEELGVFIPFVGGVEHAHVLLPPLEMLCTVEETCVRDKAVESLCRIGLQMRESDLVEYFIPLVKRLASGEWFTARVSSCGLFHIAYPSAPEMSKIELRSMYSLLCQDDMPMVRRSAASNLGKYAATVEYAHLKADTMSIFEDLTKDDQDSVRLLAVEGCAALGKLLEPQDCITHILPVIVNFSQDKSWRVRYMVANQLYELCEAVGPEPTRTELVPAYVRLLRDNEAEVRIAAAGKVTKFCRILNPDLSIQHILPCVKELSTDSLQHVRSALASVIMGMAPVLGKDATIEQLLPIFLSLLKDEFPDVRLNIISKLDQVNQVIGINLLSQSLLPAIVELAEDRHWRVRLAIIEYIPLLASQLGVGFFYDKLGALCMQWLQDKVHSIREAAANNLKRLAEEFGPEWAMQHIIPQVLEMISNPHYLYRMTILHAISLLAPVMGSEITRSELLPIVITASKDRVPNIKFNVAKVLESIFPIVDQSVVEKTIRPSLVELSEDPDVDVRFFSNQALHAMDHVMMSS from the exons atgtctATGGTTGATGAGCCGCTATATCCAATAGCAGTGCTCATAGATGAGCTGAAAAATGATGACATCCAGCTGCGGTTGAACTCAATTAGAAAGCTCTCGACAATTGCGAGGGCCCTCGGGGAGGAGCGAACACGAAGGGAATTGATACCATTTTTGGGTGAAAATAACGACGATGATGATGAGGTACTTCTTGCGATGGCGGAAGAGTTGGGGGTGTTCATTCCTTTTGTTGGGGGAGTGGAACATGCCCATGTGTTGCTCCCGCCTTTGGAGATGCTTTGCACTGTTGAGGAAACTTGTGTGAGAGATAAAGCTGTGGAATCACTATGTAGGATTGGATTGCAAATGAGGGAGAGTGATTTGGTTGAGTATTTCATCCCTTTAGTGAAG AGATTGGCATCAGGTGAATGGTTCACTGCTCGAGTGTCTTCATGTGGACTATTTCATATTGCTTACCCTAGCGCACCTGAAATGTCAAAGATAGAATTGAGATCAATGTACAGTCTGTTATGTCAAGATGACATGCCAATGGTTAGAAGATCTGCTGCTTCAAATCTTGGGAAGTATGCTGCTACTGTTGAATATGCCCATTTGAAGGCAGACACTATGTCAATTTTTGAGGATCTTACTAAGGATG ATCAAGACTCTGTTAGATTGTTGGCTGTGGAGGGTTGTGCTGCTCTTGGGAAACTGCTGGAGCCACAAGATTGCATCACACATATACTACCGGTTATTGTCAACTTCTCGCAG GATAAGTCGTGGCGTGTGCGGTACATGGTTGCAAATCAATTGTATGAGCTTTGTGAAGCTGTAGGCCCTGAACCTACCAG AACGGAATTGGTTCCTGCCTATGTGCGGTTGCTTCGAGACAATGAAGCTGAAGTACGGATTGCAGCTGCTGGGAAAGTGACCAAGTTTTGCCGGATATTAAATCCAGATCTTTCAATTCAGCATATTCTTCCTTGCGTGAAG GAATTGTCAACGGATTCTTTGCAGCATGTTCGCTCTGCTTTGGCTTCCGTGATAATGGGAATGGCTCCAGTGTTAGGAAAG GATGCAACAATTGAGCAGCTTCTTCCtatttttctctcccttttGAAGGATGAATTTCCTGATGTACGCCTAAATATCATAAGCAAGCTTGATCAAGTGAATCAG GTTATTGGAATCAATTTGTTATCTCAATCTTTGTTACCAGCCATTGTTGAGCTTGCTGAGGATAGGCATTGGAGGGTTCGACTTGCAATAATAGAATATATACCCTTATTAGCAAGTCAATTGGGGGTTGGGTTTTTTTATGACAAACTTGGTGCTCTTTGCATGCAGTGGTTACAGGACAAG GTTCATTCGATCCGTGAGGCAGCTGCTAACAATTTGAAGCGCCTAGCTGAAGAATTTGGTCCTGAGTGGGCTATGCAACACATAATTCCACAG GTTTTGGAGATGATTAGCAATCCTCACTATTTGTATCGAATGACCATACTCCATGCTATCTCTCTACTTGCTCCTGTGATGGGCTCTGAAATCACTCGTTCAGAATTATTGCCTATTGTTATTACTGCATCTAAAGAcag AGTACCCAACATTAAGTTCAATGTGGCAAAGGTCTTGGAGTCAATCTTCCCCATAGTGGATCAATCT GTTGTGGAGAAGACGATTCGTCCAAGTCTGGTTGAGCTCAGCGAGGATCCTGATGTTGATGTAAGATTTTTTTCCAATCAAGCACTTCACGCAATGGATCATGTCATGATGTCTAGCTAG
- the LOC100795273 gene encoding eukaryotic translation initiation factor 3 subunit H-like — protein MATTTTPARSFLQVAATEEAAPPLRVVQIEGLVILKIIKHCKDHSPSLVTGQLLGLDVGSVLEVTNCFPFPMREEDEEIEADGANYQLEMMRCLREVNVDNNTVGWYQSTLLGSFQTVELIETFMNYQENIRRCVCIIYDPSRSDQGVLALKALKLSDSFMELYRSNNFTGEKLREKNLSWVDIFEEIPIKVSNSALISAFMTELEPDTPVTQCDYDRLQLSTSSLMERNTEFLIECMDDLSLEQQKFQFYYRSLSRQQAQQQAWLQKRRAENMARKAAGEEPLPEEDPSNPIFKPLPEPSRLESFLITNQISNYCNQINGVSGQSFNRLYLMKALHED, from the exons ATGGCTACCACCACCA CTCCTGCTAGATCTTTTCTCCAAGTCGCCGCTACAGAGGAGGCCGCGCCGCCTCTCAGAGTCGTTCAGATTGAAGGACTG GTTATTCTGAAGATAATTAAGCATTGTAAGGACCACTCGCCTTCTTTAGTCACTGGACAACTTCTTGGGTTGGATGTTGGCAGTGTTCTTGAAGTTACCAACTGCTTCCCCTTTCCA ATGAGGGAAGAGGATGAGGAAATTGAAGCTGATGGTGCTAATTATCAGCTTGAAATGATGAGGTGCCTGAGGGAGGTTAATGTTGACAACAACACCGTTGGGTG GTACCAGTCTACATTGCTTGGCTCCTTTCAGACTGTGGAGCTTATTGAAACCTTTATGAACTACCAG GAGAATATTAGACGCTGTGTTTGCATAATATATGATCCATCAAGGTCTGATCAAGGTGTTCTAGCTCTGAAGGCCTTGAAGCTTTCTGACTCATTCATGGAACTCTATCGCAGCAATAATTTTACTGGAGAGAA ATTGAGGGAGAAGAACTTATCATGGGTGGATATCTTTGAGGAAATACCG ATCAAAGTTTCAAATTCTGCACTTATCAGTGCCTTTATGACAGAGCTAGAACCTGATACTCCAGTCACCCAG TGTGATTATGATCGCTTGCAATTGTCAACCAGTTCATTAATGGAGAGGAATACAGAATTTTTGATTGAATGCATGGATGACTTGTCACTAGAACAACAAAAG ttCCAATTCTACTATCGGAGCCTGTCTCGTCAACAAGCTCAGCAGCAAGCATGGCTTCAAAAGAGAAG GGCGGAGAACATGGCTCGTAAAGCTGCTGGAGAAGAACCTTTGCCGGAGGAAGATCCTTCAAATCCAATTTTCAAGCCGCTCCCAGAGCCATCCCGGTTGGAGAGCTTCCTCATaacaaatcaaatttccaaCTACTGCAATCAAATCAATGG GGTGTCAGGGCAGAGCTTTAACAGACTCTATTTGATGAAGGCTTTGCATGAGGATTGA